The Candidatus Binatia bacterium genome includes the window AGCCGACGTCGACGAAGAAGCCGCCTCGCCGGTCCTGGAAGAAATCGCGGATGATCAGCTCCTCGGACCCGTACGAGTAGCGCTTGGTCTCGGTCCAGAGGATGTCGACGGTGGGCGCGTCCGCAGCGACGGGCGCATCTGCAGCGCGGACGCTCGCCGCGCTGACGAGAAGCATGGTCGCGAAGACCGTCAACCACACCGCTGGACGCACGGCGCGTGCGCTATCACGAAAGCGACGACGCCTAAAGACGTCGGAGCGAAAGTTGCCGCGGCAAGCGCGGCGAGCGCCGACCGGCGCTGCGTGCGCGCACGAGACGCGCAGCGCACCGCCGGTCGGCACCCAACGCGCCTACTTCATCGCCAGCACCCGGTCGCCCGGATGGCAGTGGTGCGGGTCGAAGTAGAAGCTGCCCGGCACGCAGCGCCACATGCTCGGGTTGGTCCAGCTCGGCGCCTGGCGTACCTCGGTCGCCTTCTCGAAGGCGTAGCCTGCGGCGAGCAGCTCGCGCTCCTCGAACGGCCCGGCGACGAAGGTCACGCCGATCGGGTTGCGGCCCTGGTTGCCGGTGCCGTAGCCCGCGGGAACGGTGAGCACCGGGTAGCCGGCGCGATCCGCGATCCCGACCAGCGCGTCACCGCTCGGCACGACGATGACGTCGACGTCGTCGCTCGGATCCGCCGGCGTGCCGCCGTCGAGGATCGCGTCAATCAACGCGCGGCTCGCCGCCCTGCCCGTGTCGCGGTTGGACACGTACGCGGCCGCCGTCGCCGGATCGGACAGATCGATCGCCTGCGCCGCGATCAGGTCGCGCTGCTGGTACTTGAGGCCCTCGATCGGATTGGCCTCGTTGTAGGCGATGATGTCCTGCAGCGACTTCGGCGCGCCCTTCTTGATGCGCAGCCCAAGCAGGTACTCGTCGAGATCGCGCTCGAGTTCGCTGAGCACGATGCTCGGCGGGTTCGGGCTCGGCGTGCCGATCGACGTCACCACCGTGGTCGCACCGAGCGACGCGAGCGTGCTGACCACCGACGGATACGGTCCCGACGTCGAGTCGATCACCGCGACGCGCTTGCCGGCGAGCGCGGTCGGCACGAGAGCCGACAGGTAGTCCGGCGCGAGCGGCGCTTCGGCGGTCGCCGGATCCGCCGGATCGAATCCTGCCATCACCTGCAGCGCCACCGCCGCGTCCCACACGGTGCGCGTGATCGGCCCCGGCGAGTCCTGCGAGCGCGCGACGGGCATGACGCCCTTGCGGCTCACGAGTCCGACCGTGGGCTTGAGCCCGACCACGCCGGCGACGCCCGCCGGTGCGATGATCTGCGCGGTGTCGGGCGAGGTCTCGAGTCCGACGGTGAACGCGGCGAGCCCGGCCGCGGTCGCTGCCGCCGCGCCGGCCGACGAGCCGGCCGGCGTCTTGTCGGTGTCGGACGGCAGCAGCACCTGCCCGCCGAGCGACGAGTAGCCCTCGGGCATGTTGGCATCGAAGACGCCGTTGAGCTCGGTGACGTTGGTCTTGCCGAGCACGACCGCGCCCGCCTCCTCGAGCCTCGCGACCAGCGTCGCGTCGACCTTGGCAACCGCGTCCTGCAGCGCGATCGAGCCGCCGGTGGTCGGCATGTCCTCGACGTCGATCACGTCCGAGACGAGGACGGGGATGCCGTGCAGCGGGCCGCGCACGTCGCCGCGCTTGCGCTCGTTGTCGCGCCGGCGCGCCTCGTTCAGCGCCCTTTCGGGTTGCAGGTGGCGGACCGCCTGGATGGCCGGGCCATCGGCGTTCGTCCAGCCGATGCGCGCGAGGTAGGCCTTGGTGAGGTCGTACGAGGTCAGCGTGCCGGCCTCCATCCGCGCCTGCAGGCCCTCGACCGATTCCATCTCGAGCGCAAACGGCAGCTCGGGCGCCGTGCGCACCTTGCCGGCCAGGTCGTCGAAGTCCGGGTTGCACGAGCCGCGCTGGTGGAACGGCGGCTTCGGCGCCGTCTTCGCGCAGCGGTACATGCTCGGATTGAGCTCCGAGACCGGCTGGCGCAGCTTCGTGTACTGCTCGATCACGTAGGCGACGCCGATCAGGTTGCGCTCGCTGAGCGCGTTGCCGTGGATCGACACGCCCTGCGCGCGACGCGTCGTCGGATTGTAGCCCATCGGGATCGTGATCTGTGGCGTGCCCGCGGCCGCGCCGCTCGGCACGCTGCCCAGGATCGCGATGAAGTCGTCGCTCGGGTCGTCCGGCGTCTCGTTGTTCATCATCGCGTCGATCGCGGCCCACTGCGCGGCTCGACGGATCGGCATCGCCGTCTGGTAGGCGATCTGGTTCGCGCCGCCGGGCGTGACGTCCGCCATCGACGCGTTGACGTGGCTCTGGTGGCCGAACTTCAGCGCGAAGTGTGCGTTCGCGAGGTTGTCCTCGATCTCCTCGAGGAGGCTCTTGATCGGCGCGAACGGTCCGAGGTTGCGGTAGTAGAGGTTGATCGCGTTGTGCTGCTGGTACCCGCTCGGCAGGCTCGGAATCGGGGCGACGGAGATCATCGGCCGCTCCACCATGATCGCGCCCGCCGCGACCAACGCGTCAAACGCAAGCTTCGCTGGCGAGCCCTCGGCGAACGAGCCGTTGTAGCCGATGCGCTTGCCGCGCACGAAGTTCAGGTCGAGCGCCGACATGTAGTCCGGCACCACCTCGGGCGCGCGGGTGATCGACTGCTCCCAGTTCGGACCGAAAACCTCCTCGTACGCCGCCTCGTTCTTCGGATCGCGTCCGGCCATCGACTGCAGGTTCATCGCCGCGTTGGCGACGGTGCGGTCCATCGGCCCCGCGGTGTCCTGCGAGGACGAGATCGGCCCGATGCCGTACGCCGGCACGAGCCCGACCGTCGGACGGATGCCGACCAGGCTCTGCGCGGTCGACGGGCTGATGATCGAGCCCGAGGTCTCGGTGCCGACCGTCAGCATCGACAGCGCCGCGGCGCCGGCGGTGCCGGAGCCCGACGACGAGCCGCTCGGGTTCTGGTCGGCGTCGAGTGCGTTCAGCACCTGCCCGGTCAGGTTGCCGAAGCCGGACGGCTGGCTGCCGAAGCTGTTCGCCCACTCGGTGAGCCCGACCTTGCCGAGGATCACCACGCCACTCTCGCGCAGCTTCTTGACGACGCCCGCGTCTTCCTCGGGAAACGACTCCCGGAGCGACCAGTTGCCGTTCGACGTGTACATGCCCTTCACGTCGATCAGGTCCTTGAGCAGCACGGGCAAGCCGTGTGCGGGTCCGCGAACGATGCCGCGCTTGCGCTCGCGGTCCATCTGCTCGGCCTCCGCGAGCGCGTTCGGATTGAGCTGCGTCACCGCGTTGAGCCCGGGACCTCGCTTGTTGAGCGCTTCGATGCGCTCGATGTAGGCGCGCGTCAGGCGGACGGAGGTGAGCTTGCCCTCCTCCATCATCTTGATCGCCGTCGGACCGTCGAGACGCTCGAGGTCGAGGACCTGAGCTCGTGACGCCGTCGCGCTCGAGCCCAGGATGAAGACCACCGCCGCGACGGCGACGGCAGTGGGACATCGGGGTGTGATCACGCAGACCTCCGTTGCTGCGACCTCCCTCCTGGTCGAGCCGGCGGCGCGCGTTGCAACGCAGGTGCCACGGCGACGTCCTCGTCCTTGCTGCGTGCGCGCGAACGCGGACGCACCTCGCGCTCAGCGAGTGATCAGCGGCTGTTCACGACGTCGGCAGCACGACGGCAGCGACGCACGGACGCGCGCGTCAAGTATAAGTCACGCATCGCCGCACGATGCGGCGCGCGAATGGCGCACGTTCGGCGCGGACCAGTCAGCGACGATCAGCAAGCTGCAACTCGCCGATGCAGATTTTTGCTAGACGGCTCGCGGCAGCTGCCCGGCCCCCGGCCGCGCCCGGCGTCAGCCTTCCTTGCCACGCAGCGCGAAGCGCGCCGGATCGATGCGCTCGCTGCGACAGCGCGGACAGCGGCTGGGACGCGTCGCGCGCGAGCGGCGCTCGAAGCGGAAGCCGCACTCGCGGCAGCGCGCCGGCTCGATCACCAGCGCGAGACCGCGATGCGTCAGGCTGCGCTCGAGGTGCACGAGGTGCTCGGCGACGTCGCGCTCGGAGAGCGACGTCTGCTGCGAGAGCGTGCGCAACGTGTGCTCGCCGCCCGCCTC containing:
- a CDS encoding amidase family protein, with product MITPRCPTAVAVAAVVFILGSSATASRAQVLDLERLDGPTAIKMMEEGKLTSVRLTRAYIERIEALNKRGPGLNAVTQLNPNALAEAEQMDRERKRGIVRGPAHGLPVLLKDLIDVKGMYTSNGNWSLRESFPEEDAGVVKKLRESGVVILGKVGLTEWANSFGSQPSGFGNLTGQVLNALDADQNPSGSSSGSGTAGAAALSMLTVGTETSGSIISPSTAQSLVGIRPTVGLVPAYGIGPISSSQDTAGPMDRTVANAAMNLQSMAGRDPKNEAAYEEVFGPNWEQSITRAPEVVPDYMSALDLNFVRGKRIGYNGSFAEGSPAKLAFDALVAAGAIMVERPMISVAPIPSLPSGYQQHNAINLYYRNLGPFAPIKSLLEEIEDNLANAHFALKFGHQSHVNASMADVTPGGANQIAYQTAMPIRRAAQWAAIDAMMNNETPDDPSDDFIAILGSVPSGAAAGTPQITIPMGYNPTTRRAQGVSIHGNALSERNLIGVAYVIEQYTKLRQPVSELNPSMYRCAKTAPKPPFHQRGSCNPDFDDLAGKVRTAPELPFALEMESVEGLQARMEAGTLTSYDLTKAYLARIGWTNADGPAIQAVRHLQPERALNEARRRDNERKRGDVRGPLHGIPVLVSDVIDVEDMPTTGGSIALQDAVAKVDATLVARLEEAGAVVLGKTNVTELNGVFDANMPEGYSSLGGQVLLPSDTDKTPAGSSAGAAAATAAGLAAFTVGLETSPDTAQIIAPAGVAGVVGLKPTVGLVSRKGVMPVARSQDSPGPITRTVWDAAVALQVMAGFDPADPATAEAPLAPDYLSALVPTALAGKRVAVIDSTSGPYPSVVSTLASLGATTVVTSIGTPSPNPPSIVLSELERDLDEYLLGLRIKKGAPKSLQDIIAYNEANPIEGLKYQQRDLIAAQAIDLSDPATAAAYVSNRDTGRAASRALIDAILDGGTPADPSDDVDVIVVPSGDALVGIADRAGYPVLTVPAGYGTGNQGRNPIGVTFVAGPFEERELLAAGYAFEKATEVRQAPSWTNPSMWRCVPGSFYFDPHHCHPGDRVLAMK
- a CDS encoding transcriptional regulator; amino-acid sequence: MGDQPAQATARRRLQSVLEAGGEHTLRTLSQQTSLSERDVAEHLVHLERSLTHRGLALVIEPARCRECGFRFERRSRATRPSRCPRCRSERIDPARFALRGKEG